Proteins encoded by one window of Deltaproteobacteria bacterium:
- the acnA gene encoding aconitate hydratase AcnA, with protein MDREEFRRQIDLKGRQYDVFDIVMLEKRGIADIGRLPFAVRILVENVLRKLDGRMVHEEDLLKIARWEKTYAEPVEIPYYPARVLMQDFTGVPAVVDLAAMRDAVKDLGGDPKRINPLVPVELIVDHSVQVDYYGTERALNKNVEKEYERNWERYALLKWAKTSFDNFRVVPPNSGICHQVNLEYLGRVVVTEEAGAKARAYPDTLIGTDSHTTMINGIGVMGWGVGGIEAESVMLGQPYYIRIPEVIGVRMVGELDEGITATDLVLTLTELLRTRGVVEKFVEYFGPGVQNLTVPDRATIANMTPEHGATLGFFPVDEKTLDYLRITYREKQAEIVEAYTRELGLFYTGREEPEYTEVIEFDLSSVEPSVAGPSRPQDRIPLREFKKNLAPLFAPLRERNAGSGGVSRLPRGPGSSGSVRVSSRSPRTCHRVDLDGKVAEIGDGSIVVAAITSCTNTSNPSVLIGAGLVAKRAVKRGLRVPPHVKTSLAPGSRVVTRYLEDSGLMPYLEALGFHPVGFGCTTCIGNSGPLHPEMERVISEHDLAVASVLSGNRNFEARIHQSIKWNFLASPMLVVALAIAGRVGVDFEAEPVGYDPNGEPVYLRDIWPKSGEIGELVRGNVCGEFFAAEYERIFIGDALWEGLHVEQTTTFPWDDRSTYVKRPPYFEGMRAGWRVPSDIEGARAIVVVGDSITTDHISPAGGIPEDSPAGRYLMERGVAPRDFNSYGSRRGNHEVMVRGTFANIRMRNLIVAPREGGVTLKFPEHREMPVYDAAVEYGKEGTPLLVLAGKEYGTGSSRDWAAKGTRLLGVKAVIAESFERIHRSNLIGMGVLPLVFREGETRESLGLDGSEAFSIRGVEEIRPRKVLRVKAVKEDGREIDFHVVARLDTEVEVEYYRNGGILPYVLRKMLKV; from the coding sequence ATGGATAGAGAAGAGTTCAGGAGGCAGATAGACCTCAAGGGGCGACAGTACGACGTCTTCGATATCGTCATGCTCGAGAAAAGGGGTATAGCCGACATAGGAAGACTCCCTTTTGCGGTCAGAATCCTCGTTGAGAACGTCTTGAGGAAACTCGACGGCCGTATGGTCCATGAGGAGGATCTGCTGAAAATAGCCAGGTGGGAAAAGACATACGCCGAGCCTGTCGAAATACCCTATTACCCGGCACGCGTCCTGATGCAGGATTTTACCGGAGTTCCTGCTGTCGTGGATCTTGCCGCTATGAGGGATGCTGTAAAGGATCTCGGAGGGGATCCCAAGAGAATCAATCCTCTCGTTCCAGTGGAATTGATTGTCGACCACTCCGTGCAGGTCGACTACTACGGTACTGAGAGAGCTTTGAACAAGAACGTGGAAAAGGAATACGAGAGGAATTGGGAGAGATACGCCCTTCTGAAATGGGCAAAGACAAGCTTCGATAATTTCAGGGTTGTTCCCCCCAATTCCGGGATATGCCACCAGGTCAACCTGGAATACCTGGGAAGAGTGGTGGTCACCGAAGAGGCCGGTGCAAAGGCTAGAGCCTATCCCGACACGCTGATCGGTACCGACTCACACACGACGATGATCAATGGAATCGGCGTGATGGGGTGGGGGGTCGGCGGGATTGAAGCGGAATCGGTCATGCTCGGCCAACCGTATTACATCCGGATACCCGAGGTGATCGGAGTTAGAATGGTGGGTGAGCTCGACGAAGGGATCACTGCAACGGACCTTGTACTCACCCTTACGGAACTGCTCAGGACACGGGGAGTGGTGGAAAAATTCGTTGAGTATTTCGGCCCTGGAGTGCAGAACCTTACCGTTCCCGATCGGGCGACCATAGCCAACATGACCCCCGAACACGGTGCGACACTCGGTTTCTTTCCCGTGGATGAGAAGACCCTCGACTATCTCAGGATTACCTATCGGGAGAAACAGGCAGAGATCGTCGAAGCCTATACCAGGGAGCTTGGGCTCTTCTATACCGGCAGAGAGGAGCCCGAGTACACCGAGGTTATCGAGTTCGATCTTTCTTCGGTTGAGCCGTCAGTGGCAGGCCCTTCGAGGCCCCAGGATAGAATTCCCCTGAGGGAGTTCAAGAAGAATCTCGCCCCGCTCTTTGCCCCGCTTCGCGAGAGGAATGCCGGTTCGGGAGGAGTTTCCCGGTTGCCCAGGGGGCCTGGTTCTTCGGGCTCTGTGAGGGTGAGTTCCCGGTCCCCGAGAACCTGTCACCGAGTCGATCTTGACGGAAAGGTGGCGGAAATTGGGGACGGGAGCATCGTGGTGGCGGCCATTACCTCGTGTACGAACACGTCGAATCCCTCTGTCCTCATCGGGGCTGGACTCGTTGCAAAAAGAGCCGTCAAAAGGGGACTACGGGTCCCTCCTCATGTGAAGACTTCCCTTGCTCCGGGTTCAAGGGTAGTGACGAGGTATCTCGAGGATTCAGGCCTCATGCCTTATCTCGAGGCCCTCGGATTCCATCCTGTCGGGTTCGGCTGTACGACGTGCATCGGTAACAGCGGCCCCCTCCATCCAGAGATGGAACGGGTTATCTCCGAACACGACCTTGCAGTCGCGTCTGTCCTTTCGGGGAACCGGAATTTCGAGGCCAGGATACACCAGAGCATCAAATGGAATTTTCTGGCATCACCCATGCTGGTTGTGGCGCTTGCAATCGCCGGGAGGGTCGGTGTGGATTTTGAAGCAGAGCCTGTGGGGTATGACCCGAACGGCGAGCCGGTTTATCTCCGGGATATCTGGCCAAAGTCCGGAGAGATCGGCGAGCTTGTCCGGGGAAACGTATGCGGTGAGTTCTTTGCAGCCGAGTACGAGAGGATCTTCATCGGAGATGCACTCTGGGAGGGCCTGCATGTGGAGCAGACTACGACCTTCCCTTGGGATGACAGGTCCACGTATGTAAAGAGGCCTCCTTACTTTGAGGGTATGAGGGCCGGGTGGAGGGTGCCTTCGGATATCGAGGGGGCAAGGGCTATTGTCGTAGTGGGAGACTCCATCACGACCGACCACATCTCTCCTGCCGGTGGCATACCGGAGGACTCTCCTGCGGGGCGATACCTGATGGAAAGGGGGGTAGCTCCTCGTGATTTCAACTCCTATGGCTCCAGGAGGGGGAACCACGAGGTTATGGTGAGGGGGACTTTCGCAAACATCAGAATGAGAAACCTCATTGTCGCTCCGAGAGAGGGGGGGGTGACGTTGAAGTTTCCGGAGCACCGAGAGATGCCCGTCTATGATGCAGCAGTGGAATACGGAAAGGAGGGGACTCCCCTCTTGGTTCTGGCGGGTAAAGAGTATGGGACAGGCTCCTCCAGGGACTGGGCTGCAAAGGGGACCCGCCTCCTCGGGGTGAAGGCCGTAATTGCCGAATCCTTCGAGCGCATCCACAGGAGCAACCTCATCGGCATGGGGGTTTTGCCACTCGTGTTTAGAGAGGGTGAGACCCGTGAGAGTCTTGGACTCGACGGTTCCGAAGCCTTCTCGATCCGGGGCGTCGAGGAGATAAGACCCAGGAAGGTACTGCGGGTAAAGGCCGTCAAAGAAGACGGAAGGGAGATAGACTTTCACGTAGTCGCCAGGCTGGACACCGAGGTTGAAGTCGAATACTACAGAAACGGCGGAATTCTGCCCTATGTATTACGGAAGATGCTGAAGGTATAG